The following are encoded together in the Patescibacteria group bacterium genome:
- a CDS encoding divergent PAP2 family protein yields the protein MLQILIAPLAAALIAQFAKLFIKSNNLKFDWQSISSYSGMPSSHAAMIISLTASIGLTQGFSSPLFFVSIILCFFIIRDALGLRNYVGQHGQILNNLIRDLNNNKIITKEKYPLLVEKIGHTPAQIIAGAALGFLISLIIFYIF from the coding sequence ATGCTGCAAATTTTAATTGCGCCGCTGGCGGCCGCTTTAATCGCCCAGTTTGCGAAACTCTTCATAAAATCAAACAACTTAAAATTTGATTGGCAATCAATTTCCTCTTACTCCGGCATGCCGTCAAGCCACGCGGCCATGATTATCTCTTTAACTGCTAGCATCGGCCTTACGCAAGGCTTTAGCTCTCCCCTATTTTTCGTCTCTATAATTTTATGTTTTTTTATCATCCGCGACGCGCTAGGCCTTAGAAATTATGTCGGACAGCACGGACAAATTCTAAATAATTTAATCAGAGACTTAAACAATAATAAAATCATCACTAAAGAAAAATATCCTCTTCTGGTTGAAAAGATCGGCCATACGCCGGCGCAAATTATCGCCGGCGCGGCGCTAGGCTTTTTAATCAGCCTGATTATCTTTTATATTTTTTAA